The window AACGGCAGCCATCGCGAGCTCATGGACGGAAACGAAACCTACCGGGAGATCGTGCTCTCCCAGCTGACGGAAGCGGAGGCCGCCTGATGGCCGGGCCTGGCGGACGGATGATGTCCATGGGACCCACCGAGAGGTCGATGGACTTCAAGGGGTCCGGGAAGCGGTTGCTGAGACGGTTCAGCAAGGAGAAGTCGTCGCTGTCCCTGATGCTGGGGGCGGGCACGCTGAGCGTGGCTCTCTCCGTGGCGGGGCCGAAGATCCTCGGTTCGGCGACGGACCTGATCTTCGCGGGGGTCGTCGGCCGGGGGCTCCAGGAGGGCACGACGAAGGAGCAGGCCGTCGAGGGCCTGCGGGAGAAGGGCAGCGGCGGTCTCGCGGACGTGCTGTCCGGCGTGGACTTCACCCCCGGCGAGGGCATCGACTTCGGGGCGGTGGGGCACGTCCTCCTGCTGGCGCTGGCGGTGTACGTCGCCGCGGGGCTCCTGATGCTGGTGTCGACACGGGTCTCGATCCGGGTGATCAACCGGGTCGTCTACCAGCTGCGCGAGGACCTGCAGACGAAGTTGGCGCGGCTGCCGCTGTCGTACTTCGACCGGCAGCAGCGCGGTGAGGTCCTCAGCCGCGCGACGAACGACATCGACAACATCTCGCAGACGATGCAGCAGACGATGGGCCAGCTCATCAACTCCCTGCTCACCATCGTCGGCGTGCTGGTCATGATGTTCTGGATCTCTCCGCTGCTGGCCCTGGTGGCGCTGGTGACGATCCCGCTGTCGGTGGTCGTCGCGACACGGATCGGGAAGCGCTCGCAGCCGCACTTCGTGGCGCAGTGGAAGGTGACGGGCGCCCTCAACGCCCACATCGAGGAGATGTACACCGGCCACACGCTGGTCAAGACGTTCGGTCGGCAGGAGGAGTCCGCGCGGGACTTCGCCGAGCAGAACGACGCGCTGTACGAGGCCGGTTTCAAGGCCCAGTTCAACAGCGGGATCATGCAGCCGCTGATGATGTTCGTGTCGAACCTGAACTACGTCCTCGTCGCGGTCGTCGGCGGGCTGCGGGTGGCGTCGGGTTCCCTGTCGATCGGTGACGTGCAGGCGTTCATCCAGTACTCCCGGCAGTTCTCGATGCCGCTGACCCAGGTCGCCTCGATGGCGAACCTGGTGCAGTCCGGCATCGCGTCGGCCGAGCGGGTCTTCGGCCTGCTGGACGCCGAGGAACAGGCACCCGACCCGGACACGGCGGAGCGGCCCGCGGAGCTGCGCGGCAGCGTCTCGCTGGAGAACGTGTCCTTCCGGTACGACCCGGAGAAGCCGCTCATCGAGGACCTCTCGCTGAGCGTGGAGCCGGGCCACACGGTCGCGATCGTCGGACCGACCGGCGCCGGCAAGACGACGCTGGTCAATCTCCTGATGCGGTTCTACGAGGTGACGGGCGGCCGCATCACCCTCGACGGGGTCGACGCCGCGCGCATGTCACGCGACGAACTCCGTTCGGCCATAGGCATGGTGCTCCAGGACACCTGGCTGTTCGGGGGCACCATCGCGGAGAACATCGCGTACGGCGCCTCGCGCGAGGTCACCCGGGAGGAGATCGAGGAGGCGGCGCGCGCGGCCCACGCCGACCGCTTCGTGCGTACCCTGCCGGACGGCTACGACACCGTGATCGACGACGAGGGGTCGGGGGTCAGCGCGGGCGAGAAGCAGCTGATCACCATCGCCCGGGCGTTCCTCTCCGACCCGGTGATCCTCGTGCTCGACGAGGCCACCAGCTCGGTGGACACCCGGACCGAGGTGCTGATCCAGAAGGCGATGGCGCGGCTGGCCCACGGCCGCACCAGCTTCGTGATCGCGCACCGTCTCTCCACCATCCGGGACGCGGACGTGATCCTGGTGATGGAGAGCGGCTCGATCGTCGAACAGGGCACGCACGACGAGCTGCTGGCGGCCGGCGGCGCCTACGCCCGGCTGTACGCGGCGCAGTTCGCGCAGGCGCTGGCGGAGGTCGACTGACCGACCCGGCCGGCGCACGGGGGATGCGGCACCGCCGCCCATGCGCCGGCCCGGCTCAGTCCAGGTAGCCGCGCAGCTGGTCGGCGTAGGCGTGGTCCCGCAGTTTGTCGAGCGTCTTGGACTCGATCTGGCGGATGCGTTCGCGCGTCACGCCGAAGATCCTCCCGATCTCCTCGAGCGTGCGGGGCCTGCCGTCGTCCAGCCCGTAGCGCAACTGGACGACCTTCCGCTCACGTTCCCCGAGGGTGGACAGGACCGTCTCCAGGTGCCGGCGCAGGAGGAGGAAGGCGGCCGACTCGACGGGGGACGCGGCGTCGCCGTCCTCGATGAGGTCCCCGAAGGCGACGTCGTCCTCCTCGCCCACGGGGGCGTGCAGGGAGACGGGTTCCTGGGCGAGCCGCAGGACCTCACCGACGCGTTCGGGGGTCAGGTCCAGCTGGGCCGCGACCTCCTCGGGGGTCGGCTCGTAGCCGCGCTCCTGGAGCATCCGGCGCTGGACGCGGACGACCCGGTTGATCAGTTCGACGACGTGCACCGGGACCCTTATGGTCCTGGCCTGGTCCGCCAGGGCCCGTGACATGGCCTGGCGGATCCACCAGGTCGCGTACGTCGAGAACTTGTAGCCCCGGGCGTAGTCGAACTTCTCGACCGCCCTGATCAGGCCGAGGTTTCCCTCCTGCACCAGGTCGAGCATGGTCAGGCCGCGGCCGACGTAGCGCTTCGCCACGGAGACGACGAGGCGGAGGTTGGCCTCGATCAGCCGGCGTTTGGCCATCCGCCCCATGACGACGAGCCGGTCCAGATCGACGGCGAGCCGGGTGTCGGGGTCGGGGGTGCTCGCGAGGCGCTCCTCGGCGAAGAGCCCGGCCTCGACGCGGCGGGCGAGTTCGACCTCCTCGGCCGCGCTCAGCAGCGGTATCCGCCCGATCTCGCGTAAGTACTGGCGGAACAGGTCGGAGGACGGGCCGCCCGCCTCCGGGCGGCTCCGCGGCTCCGGGGGCCGCGGGGGCTCCACCGGTTCCTCCAGTACCGATTCGGGCGTGCCCGCCGCCTCCGGGTGTCGTGAGGCCCGGTTCTGCGCGGGGATCGCCGGGACGTGCTCGGTCGTGGTCGGCGCGGTCCGGGTCTGCACGAGGGCGGCCTCCAGTGATCGCTGCGGATCGCGGGGGATGGAGGGTCCGCCCTGGGTGGACCGGCCGCGCTCCGATGACTCAGGCACCGCCACCCAGTGTGGGGTACGACACATAGCTGTCACGAGGGGCGTGCGGTGACTTTTTGCGTCCGATGGGTGACAGGGTGCTGATCGCCGCTCAGAGCGCGTCGGCGCCGTGGCTGCGCAACGACTGCGCGTACTGCTGGAGGACCCAGACCTCGTTCTGCGCGGCGGCCAGGTGGTCCGGGGCCACGTTGCTCCCGAGCCGGGCCAGGCTGCCCTGGACGTCGTCGATCCTGCGGTCGACGGCCCGGAGGCGGACCTGGACGAGCTGCATGCCCGCGTAGGTCTCGTCGATGGTCTTGCCGTGGAAGACCTCGACGGCGAGTTCGGTGACGAGCTTGCGCACGGTGTCGTCGGGGGTCGCGTCGAGCACCTGGACGAGGTACTCGCGGGTCTCGCCGACCCCCATCTCGGCGCCGCCCGCCTCCGCGATGCACTGGCGCACCGCCGCGTAGGGCGGGGCGGTGAACTCGTCGACGCCGTAGGCGTCGAAGGCCGGTGACACCAGGGCGGGCTTCTGCAGGGCGAGCTTGAGCAGCTCCCGCTCGGTGCGGTGGGCGGGGCTGCGGAGGTTGAGCGCGGGGCCGGACGGTGCCTTGGGCGCCTGGATCCGGTCCTGCGGGCCTCCGCCCCGGGAGGGCTTGCCCGGCGCGGGTCCGCGTTCGCCCCGGCCGCGGGCCCACTGGGCCAGCTGGTTGACCCGGTGGACGACGAACTCCTGGTCCAGGATGCCGACGAAGCCGGCGAGCTGGACGGCCACCTCCCGCTGCACGCTGCTCGTCTTGATCTTCGCGACGACGGCGGCCGCCTCGTCCAGCGCGGCGGCCCGGCCGGCGGGGGTCTCCAGGTCGTAGCGGGCGACGATCTGCCGGAGCGCGAACTCGAAGAGGGGGGTGCGGGGTTCGACCAGGTCGCGGACGGCGTCGTCGCCCTTGGCCAGCCGCAGGTCGCACGGGTCCATGTTGTCCGGGGCGATCGCGATGTAGGTCTCGGCGGCGAACTTCTGGTCGTCCTCGAAGGCGCGCAGGGCGGCCTTCTGCCCGGCCGCGTCGCCGTCGAAGGTGAAGATCACGCGGGCGCTGCCGTTGTCCATCAGGAGCCGTCGGAGGATCTTGATGTGGTCGTTGCCGAAGGCGGTTCCGCAGGTGGCGATGGCGGTGGTGACCCCGGCCAGATGGCAGGCCATGACGTCGGTGTAGCCCTCGACGACGACGGCCCGGCTCGCCTTCGCGATGTCCTTCTTGGCCAGGTCGATGCCGTACAGCACCTGGGACTTCTTGTAGATCGACGTCTCGGGGGTGTTGAGGTACTTCGGGCCGTTGTCGTCGTCGCGGAGCTTGCGGGCGCCGAAGCCGACGATGTCCCCGGAGGTGTCGCTGATCGGCCACATCAGCCGGCCGCGGAAGCGGTCGATGGGGCCGCGGCGGCCGTCCTGGGAGATGCCGGAGCTGATCAGCTCCTTGTCGCTGAAGCCCTTGCCGCGCAGGAAGCGGGTGAGGTGGTCCCAGCCGGCCGGGCTGTAGCCGACACCGAAGTGGGCCGCGGCGTCCTGGTCGAAGCCGCGCTCGGCGAGGAACTTCCGGCCGATCTCCGCCTCGGCGCCGTTCAGCTGCTCGCGGTAGAAGTCGGCGGCGATCTTGTGGGCCTCGACCAGGCGGATGCGCTCGCCGCGCTGGTGGGAGGGGTTGTAGCCGCCCTCCTCGTACCGCAGGGTGATGCCCGCCTTGGCGGCGAGGCGCTCGACCGTCTCGGAGAAGGTGAGGTGGTCGATCTTCATCACGAAGGCGATCGTGTCGCCGCCCTCCTGGCAGCCGAAGCAGTGGAACAGGCCCTTGCCGGGGCTGACCTGGAAGGAGGGGGACTTCTCGTCGTGGAAGGGGCACAGGCCCTTGAGGTTTCCGCCGCCCGCGTTGCGGAGCTGGAGGTACTCGGAGACGACGGCGTCGATCGGGACCGCGTCCCGGACCGCCTTCACGTCGTCGTCATTGATCCTGCCTGCCACGCGTGAAGTCTACGGGTGGCCCCGGACATCCGGGACCGGCCGTGCGGCGGGCCGGTCCCGTCGTGGCGTCCGCCCGCCCCGGGACGGGCGCACCGGTCAGAGCAGGGAGTCCAGCGGCACCGACGGGTCGCCCAGGGCCTCCGGGTCGACCGGCACGGCGGCCCGGACCAGCTTCTGGATGCTCTCGGTGACGTCCCACACATTCACGTTCATCCCGGCGAGGACGCGGCCGTCCTTCAGCCAGAAGGCGATGAACTCGCGCTTGCCGGCGTCCCCGCGCAGGACGACCTGGTCGTAGGAGCCGGGCGGCGCCCAGCCGGAGTACTCCAGCCCGAGGTCGTACTGGTCGGAGAAGAAGTAGGGCACCCGGTCGTACGTCACGTCCTGGCCGAGCATGGCCTTGGCCGCTGCGGGTCCGCTGTTCAGGGCGTGCGCCCAGTGCTCGACGCGCAGCCGGCCGCCGAACAGCGGGTGGTCCACGGAGGCGATGTCCCCGGCGGCGTAGATGTGCGGGTCGCTGGTGCGCAGGGAGGCGTCGACGAGGACGCCGCCGCCCTGGTCCCGTGCCGCCATGTCGAGCCCGGCGGCCTCGGCGAGCGAGAGGCGCGGTGCCGCGCCGATCGCGGCGAGCACGTCGTGGGCCGGGTGCTCCTCGCCGTCGTCGGTGCGGACGGCGAGGACCATGCCGTCCTCCCCGGTGATCTCGGTGAGGCGGGCGCCGAAGTGGAAGCGGACGCCGTGCTCGGCGTGGAGGTCGGTGAAGATCTGGCCGACCTCGGGGCCGATGACGTGGTGCAGCGGGGTCGGCGAGGGGGCGACGACGGTGACCTCGGCGCCGTAGGTCCGGGCGGCGGCGGCGATCTCCAGTCCGATCCAGCCGGCTCCGGCGATCACGAGGTGGCCGTTGTCACGTCCGAGCGAGCTGAGGACGTTGCGCAGCCGGTCGGAGTGGGCGAGCCGGCGCAGGTGGTGCACGCCGACCAGCTCCGTGCCCGGGACGTCCAGGCGGCGGGGCTCGGCGCCCGTGGCGAGCAGCAGTTTGTCGTAGTGGACGACGGTGTTGTCGCCGAGCAGCACGGAGCGGCCCTCGCGGTCGACGGAGGTGACCATCTGGCCGAGGTGGAGCTCGATGTCGGCGCCCGCGTACCAGGCGGTGTCGTGGACGAAGACGGAGTCCCGTTCCTCCTTGCCCAGCAGGTATCCCTTGGACAGGGCGGGCCGTTCGTAGGGATGGTCGCGCTCGTCGCCGATGAGGATCACCCGGCCGCTGAAACCCTCCGCCCGGAGTGTCTCGGCTGCCTTCGCTCCGGCGAGTCCTCCGCCGACGATGACGAACGTCCGATGTGCGTCGACCACTTGATGCCTCCTCGGTACTGTGCTGCGCGGCGCCACCACCCGCGAGCGTCCCGCACGCAGCGTGATGGCGAAAGAGGGTGTGCCCCGATCGGGCCGAAGCCACCGGCATGTGGCCCGGTCATGGTCCAGTCTGCCGGGCGCCCGTGAGAGTCCGGTGAAGGGAACGCGCGGAGGCGTCGGTGAGTGCGGCGATCTGGTCGACGAGCACCCGCTTGCGGGCCCGGTCGTCGGCGGCCGTGGCGAACAGGGTGTGGAACTGCGGCTCCAGTCCTTCGGGGGCGCGTGCGGTGAGCGCGGCGGCGAGTTCGGCGATGACGATCCGCTGGCCGGCGCGGATGGCCTCCTGCTCGGCGCGCTGCATGACGTAACGGTCCGCGACGGCCTTGAGGACGGCGCACTCGTTGCGGACGGAGCGCGGGACGACGAGTTCGGCGCCGTAGCGGCCGAGCCGTCCGGGGCCGTAGCGCTCGTGGGTCGCGACCTCGGCGGCGAGGCAGAACCTGCCGATGAGCTGGCTCGTGGCGTCCTTGAGCCGGGCCTGGGCGACCGCGGTGCCGTCGTAGCCGTGCGGCCACCATTCCTGGGCGGTGAGCCGGTCGAGGGCCTCGGCGAGCTCCTGCGGGTCGGTGTCCGCCGGGACGTACCGGCCGATGGCCACCTCCCAGATCTCGCGGCGCTCCGGGTCGGAGAAGAGGCAGCCCGGGTCGACGTGTCCGGCGTGCAGGCCGTCCTCGAAGTCGTGCACGGAGTAGGCGACGTCGTCGGACCAGTCCATGACCTGCGCCTCGAAGCACTTGCGGTCCTGCGGCGCGCCCTTGCGGACCCATGCGAAGACCGGCATGTCGTCCTCGTACACCCCGAACTTCGGTGAGCCGGGGTCCGTGGGGTGCGCGCCCCTGGGCCAGGGGTACTTGGTGGCGGCGTCGAGCGCCGCCCGGGTCAGGTTGAGCCCGACGCTGACGAGTTCGCCGCTGCGGGGGTCGCGCACGAAGCGCTTGGGTTCGAGGCGGGTGAGCAGGCGCAGCGACTGGGCGTTGCCCTCGAAGCCGCCGCAGTCGGACGCGAAGTCGTTGAGCGCCTGTTCGCCGTTGTGGCCGAAGGGCGGGTGGCCCATGTCGTGGGAGAGGCAGGCCGCTTCGACGAGATCGGGGTCGCAGCCCAGCGCGGCGCCGAGTTCCCGGCCGACCTGGGCGCACTCCAGGGAGTGGGTGAGCCGGGTGCGCGGGCTGGCGTCCCAGGCGCGGCCCCGGGTGCCGGGGGTGACGACCTGGGTCTTGCCCGCGAGCCTGCGCAGGGCGGCGGAGTGCAGCACGCGGGCACGGTCCCGCTGGAACGCGGTGCGCCCGGGCCGTTTGTCCGGCTCGGCGTCCCAGCGCTCGGTGTCGGCGGCGTCGTAGGGCGCCGTGCCGCGCTCCTGCGTGTCCGGGGTGGGGTGCGTACCGTCCATGCACCGACAGTAGACGTACGGGCTGACAGGAGACGTCAGGCCGTGGCCAGGAGGGGCGCGTGGGCCGGGGTGTCGTGCGCGGGCGCGGCGGCGGTGAGGGCCTGGTCGTAGCGGTGGAGCAGGAGGCGCGCCATCGCGGGGTGCGCGCCGAGCGGTGCGGCGGCGATGCCCGGTGCGGCGTCCGCCGAGGCGGTCGCGAAGCGGCCGGGGGCCGCGAAGTAGGAGGCGAGGGCGACCCGGTGGCGTCCGCGTGCGGCGAGGCCGCGCACGGCGGCGGGCACGGTGGGGGTGGCTGCCGAGGCGTACGCGGGCACGACGGGCACCCCGCCCAGGCGGGCGCTCAGCATGGCCGCGGTGCGGCGGGCGTCGGCTCCGGAGTCGGGGTCGCGCGACCCGGCGGCGGCGAGCACGACCCCGGCGCTGCGGCTCGTGCCGTCCGCGTCCCGCCAGCCCGCCTCGACGAGCCGCTCGTACAGGGTCTCCACGAGGAGGGGGTGCGGTCCCAGGGGCGCGGCGACGCGGGTCCGCAGGCCGCTGGCGGCGGCTGCCCGGGGCAGGTCGTGCCGGACGTGGTGGCCGCGGCCGAGCAGCAGCGGCACGAGCACCGCCTCGCCGTGCCCGATCCCGGCCAGGGTGTCCGGCAGCAGGGGTTCGCTGAGCTCGATGTGGCCGAGCCGTACGTCGAGTCCTGGGCGCAGTTCCCGCGTCCGGTCCAGGAGTTCGAGGGCGGTGCGCAGGGCCCGCGGGTCCCGGCTGCCGTGCGCGACGGCGACCAGGACGGGACCGGGGGTGCGGGTGCGGTGCATGGGCCTGCGGGTTCCGTTCGGGGAGACGAGGCTGAGCTGGGTTCCGAGCTGCGTGGTGATGCGTGTCAGGAGTTGCGCCGTGCTGTCGAGGGGCAGGGCTTCACGGGGTGCTTGCGGTGCCGGCTCCGTCATGGACCGATCGTGCCGGGCGGACGTTGCCGGGCCGTTTCGCACCGGTGACGGGTGTTTGCCTCGGCCTCACGGTGCACGTGTCCATGGTGTCAGTACCCGTTCACACGCGCGCGGGCGAAACCTTTCGCGCGCGCCGGTCGTCCCCTCCCGTGGAAGTCCGGTACACGAGCGGGGGGCGTCGCATGCGGCTGGGGACGACGGGGTGGTTCGCGGCCCTGCTGGGGCGGGCGGGTGGACGGGTGCGGCTCGTGTCCGCGCTGCCGCGGCTGCCGAGGACCCGGCGGGGCCGGCGGCGGCTGGTGCAGGCGCTGATGGTGGCCTGCGCGGTGGCCCTGGCGCCCATGGCGTGGCTGCACACCGCGGCCGACGCCCGGGTGCGGACCGCGGCCGGC is drawn from Streptomyces sp. NBC_00178 and contains these coding sequences:
- a CDS encoding ABC transporter ATP-binding protein produces the protein MAGPGGRMMSMGPTERSMDFKGSGKRLLRRFSKEKSSLSLMLGAGTLSVALSVAGPKILGSATDLIFAGVVGRGLQEGTTKEQAVEGLREKGSGGLADVLSGVDFTPGEGIDFGAVGHVLLLALAVYVAAGLLMLVSTRVSIRVINRVVYQLREDLQTKLARLPLSYFDRQQRGEVLSRATNDIDNISQTMQQTMGQLINSLLTIVGVLVMMFWISPLLALVALVTIPLSVVVATRIGKRSQPHFVAQWKVTGALNAHIEEMYTGHTLVKTFGRQEESARDFAEQNDALYEAGFKAQFNSGIMQPLMMFVSNLNYVLVAVVGGLRVASGSLSIGDVQAFIQYSRQFSMPLTQVASMANLVQSGIASAERVFGLLDAEEQAPDPDTAERPAELRGSVSLENVSFRYDPEKPLIEDLSLSVEPGHTVAIVGPTGAGKTTLVNLLMRFYEVTGGRITLDGVDAARMSRDELRSAIGMVLQDTWLFGGTIAENIAYGASREVTREEIEEAARAAHADRFVRTLPDGYDTVIDDEGSGVSAGEKQLITIARAFLSDPVILVLDEATSSVDTRTEVLIQKAMARLAHGRTSFVIAHRLSTIRDADVILVMESGSIVEQGTHDELLAAGGAYARLYAAQFAQALAEVD
- a CDS encoding RNA polymerase sigma factor, translating into MQTRTAPTTTEHVPAIPAQNRASRHPEAAGTPESVLEEPVEPPRPPEPRSRPEAGGPSSDLFRQYLREIGRIPLLSAAEEVELARRVEAGLFAEERLASTPDPDTRLAVDLDRLVVMGRMAKRRLIEANLRLVVSVAKRYVGRGLTMLDLVQEGNLGLIRAVEKFDYARGYKFSTYATWWIRQAMSRALADQARTIRVPVHVVELINRVVRVQRRMLQERGYEPTPEEVAAQLDLTPERVGEVLRLAQEPVSLHAPVGEEDDVAFGDLIEDGDAASPVESAAFLLLRRHLETVLSTLGERERKVVQLRYGLDDGRPRTLEEIGRIFGVTRERIRQIESKTLDKLRDHAYADQLRGYLD
- the dnaG gene encoding DNA primase encodes the protein MAGRINDDDVKAVRDAVPIDAVVSEYLQLRNAGGGNLKGLCPFHDEKSPSFQVSPGKGLFHCFGCQEGGDTIAFVMKIDHLTFSETVERLAAKAGITLRYEEGGYNPSHQRGERIRLVEAHKIAADFYREQLNGAEAEIGRKFLAERGFDQDAAAHFGVGYSPAGWDHLTRFLRGKGFSDKELISSGISQDGRRGPIDRFRGRLMWPISDTSGDIVGFGARKLRDDDNGPKYLNTPETSIYKKSQVLYGIDLAKKDIAKASRAVVVEGYTDVMACHLAGVTTAIATCGTAFGNDHIKILRRLLMDNGSARVIFTFDGDAAGQKAALRAFEDDQKFAAETYIAIAPDNMDPCDLRLAKGDDAVRDLVEPRTPLFEFALRQIVARYDLETPAGRAAALDEAAAVVAKIKTSSVQREVAVQLAGFVGILDQEFVVHRVNQLAQWARGRGERGPAPGKPSRGGGPQDRIQAPKAPSGPALNLRSPAHRTERELLKLALQKPALVSPAFDAYGVDEFTAPPYAAVRQCIAEAGGAEMGVGETREYLVQVLDATPDDTVRKLVTELAVEVFHGKTIDETYAGMQLVQVRLRAVDRRIDDVQGSLARLGSNVAPDHLAAAQNEVWVLQQYAQSLRSHGADAL
- a CDS encoding NAD(P)/FAD-dependent oxidoreductase, with translation MVDAHRTFVIVGGGLAGAKAAETLRAEGFSGRVILIGDERDHPYERPALSKGYLLGKEERDSVFVHDTAWYAGADIELHLGQMVTSVDREGRSVLLGDNTVVHYDKLLLATGAEPRRLDVPGTELVGVHHLRRLAHSDRLRNVLSSLGRDNGHLVIAGAGWIGLEIAAAARTYGAEVTVVAPSPTPLHHVIGPEVGQIFTDLHAEHGVRFHFGARLTEITGEDGMVLAVRTDDGEEHPAHDVLAAIGAAPRLSLAEAAGLDMAARDQGGGVLVDASLRTSDPHIYAAGDIASVDHPLFGGRLRVEHWAHALNSGPAAAKAMLGQDVTYDRVPYFFSDQYDLGLEYSGWAPPGSYDQVVLRGDAGKREFIAFWLKDGRVLAGMNVNVWDVTESIQKLVRAAVPVDPEALGDPSVPLDSLL
- a CDS encoding deoxyguanosinetriphosphate triphosphohydrolase, with the translated sequence MDGTHPTPDTQERGTAPYDAADTERWDAEPDKRPGRTAFQRDRARVLHSAALRRLAGKTQVVTPGTRGRAWDASPRTRLTHSLECAQVGRELGAALGCDPDLVEAACLSHDMGHPPFGHNGEQALNDFASDCGGFEGNAQSLRLLTRLEPKRFVRDPRSGELVSVGLNLTRAALDAATKYPWPRGAHPTDPGSPKFGVYEDDMPVFAWVRKGAPQDRKCFEAQVMDWSDDVAYSVHDFEDGLHAGHVDPGCLFSDPERREIWEVAIGRYVPADTDPQELAEALDRLTAQEWWPHGYDGTAVAQARLKDATSQLIGRFCLAAEVATHERYGPGRLGRYGAELVVPRSVRNECAVLKAVADRYVMQRAEQEAIRAGQRIVIAELAAALTARAPEGLEPQFHTLFATAADDRARKRVLVDQIAALTDASARSLHRTLTGARQTGP
- a CDS encoding sirohydrochlorin chelatase, with the translated sequence MTEPAPQAPREALPLDSTAQLLTRITTQLGTQLSLVSPNGTRRPMHRTRTPGPVLVAVAHGSRDPRALRTALELLDRTRELRPGLDVRLGHIELSEPLLPDTLAGIGHGEAVLVPLLLGRGHHVRHDLPRAAAASGLRTRVAAPLGPHPLLVETLYERLVEAGWRDADGTSRSAGVVLAAAGSRDPDSGADARRTAAMLSARLGGVPVVPAYASAATPTVPAAVRGLAARGRHRVALASYFAAPGRFATASADAAPGIAAAPLGAHPAMARLLLHRYDQALTAAAPAHDTPAHAPLLATA